A portion of the Nitrosopumilus sp. genome contains these proteins:
- a CDS encoding cation:proton antiporter, with product MEHISLQLDSSGIHSSLNSTVNSLIEQITPELPHTSFVTDLAFIMIIGAVVTLAFFKIKQPLIIGYLFAGMLLGPLSPVWSWILPDGNPSQILGGVGILSDISALNLFAEIGVILLLFVIGIEFPYAKIKSIGREAVGIGSVGLFLTMGVVYYAASAIGLEFMDALFIAAALSVSSTAIIVKLLEEMGRINKESSILVLGILIVEDIIAVILISSLQSIALVGTVSLESVVVIVLVAAGLIVGTFTIGTRVIPPLIDRVAAAEHREILLLGVLGLCFGYALFANIVGLSVAIGSFLAGVLVAESKSAEVAKLLSSPIKDMFVAIFFISVGALMDVSELENYIPIAIALIAVSIGMKFGGNMLGNIIFRQKRDKALRCGFTLAVPRGEFSIVIVKVGIDIGAVSAFLFPLIGIISIITAFISPLLMKSGDKIISKLEKKNV from the coding sequence ATGGAGCATATTTCACTTCAATTGGATTCAAGTGGAATTCATAGCTCCCTTAACAGTACTGTGAATAGTTTGATTGAGCAAATCACTCCTGAATTACCTCATACGAGTTTTGTTACTGATTTGGCATTCATTATGATAATTGGTGCTGTAGTGACTCTTGCATTTTTTAAAATAAAACAACCATTAATCATAGGTTATCTTTTTGCAGGAATGTTACTTGGACCTCTTTCTCCTGTTTGGTCTTGGATTTTGCCTGATGGTAATCCTTCTCAAATTTTAGGAGGTGTGGGAATTCTGTCTGATATTTCTGCGTTAAATCTTTTTGCTGAAATTGGCGTTATTTTACTTCTTTTTGTAATTGGAATAGAATTTCCATATGCAAAAATAAAGAGTATTGGCCGTGAGGCAGTCGGCATCGGATCTGTGGGATTGTTCTTAACTATGGGAGTTGTGTATTATGCTGCTAGCGCAATTGGGTTGGAATTTATGGATGCATTATTTATTGCTGCAGCATTATCTGTGTCAAGTACTGCAATTATTGTAAAACTTTTAGAAGAGATGGGGAGAATCAATAAAGAATCGTCTATTCTAGTTCTTGGTATTTTAATTGTAGAAGACATTATTGCAGTCATTCTAATATCATCATTACAATCTATTGCTTTAGTAGGAACGGTATCTCTAGAATCTGTTGTTGTCATAGTTTTAGTTGCAGCGGGTCTTATTGTCGGAACATTTACTATTGGAACACGTGTAATCCCACCTTTAATTGATAGAGTTGCTGCAGCAGAGCATCGTGAAATTCTGTTACTTGGCGTTCTTGGTCTTTGTTTTGGCTATGCTTTATTTGCAAATATCGTAGGGCTATCAGTTGCAATTGGATCTTTTCTAGCTGGAGTATTAGTAGCTGAATCAAAATCGGCTGAAGTTGCAAAACTACTTTCTAGCCCTATCAAAGATATGTTTGTGGCAATCTTCTTTATTTCTGTAGGGGCACTGATGGATGTCTCTGAGCTAGAAAACTACATTCCTATTGCTATTGCTTTGATTGCAGTCTCAATCGGAATGAAGTTTGGAGGAAACATGCTTGGAAATATAATTTTCAGACAAAAACGTGATAAGGCACTTCGTTGTGGTTTTACATTGGCTGTCCCACGTGGTGAATTCTCAATTGTAATTGTAAAAGTTGGTATTGATATCGGTGCTGTTAGTGCTTTCTTATTCCCATTAATTGGTATAATTTCTATAATTACAGCATTTATTTCACCTCTTTTGATGAAATCTGGTGATAAAATAATCTCTAAATTGGAAAAGAAAAATGTCTGA
- a CDS encoding chemotaxis protein, protein MVTKTSSKKITNQVKKVTKREPSSSALLRKVASVSDTNKTLQKEIKVMSKIFGENQKVLVSMKGMIDTLTSTLEHIQKQSKQIDIIEDDTQKLFAGLNQIRTQSNLVTKINDQTEKLQEEINRISELQKISKSQELSQQVEDSMNSIKNNSQMIIKIAQRIDEVREDLRKVSGKADSFVEIGNEIDNLKTSIEEISGKTAKLDTGSQIIESLKQEFERIAEGASTASNLNTELDAIKITIDAISSKASKIDSLGLVIEGLKQQFDTIAAKADSLDNLSIESIKELGGKIDKIETEIGALAKRADATAFVGEGLKSVQTDFSDFKRNVFDKTNSIEQKISSVSDTLKRQDESTKEFHEKSEKLFEEIQTVKNVTNKASDDSSKEMMALLKLSEYQSSIRMNGETKYGEVKDIENMATQTAEIIKLFDKISIQSRDNIPLPHEVKQWAVSKILDCADKWEIRFSDVYSILTNAIGGDMLKEAIRIQQVRDIYGIRAVDEIRRDLNIS, encoded by the coding sequence ATGGTTACTAAAACGTCAAGTAAAAAAATAACAAATCAAGTGAAGAAAGTAACAAAAAGAGAACCAAGTTCATCAGCATTACTTAGAAAAGTAGCATCAGTATCAGACACCAACAAGACATTACAAAAAGAGATCAAAGTAATGTCAAAAATTTTTGGCGAAAACCAAAAAGTGTTAGTATCAATGAAAGGAATGATAGATACATTAACATCTACATTAGAACATATTCAAAAACAATCAAAACAGATTGACATTATAGAAGATGACACTCAAAAACTATTTGCAGGATTAAATCAAATTAGAACACAATCTAATTTGGTTACAAAGATAAATGATCAAACTGAAAAATTGCAAGAAGAAATAAACAGAATTTCAGAATTACAAAAAATTTCCAAATCACAAGAATTATCGCAACAAGTAGAAGACAGTATGAATTCAATTAAGAATAATTCTCAGATGATCATTAAAATTGCTCAAAGAATCGATGAAGTAAGAGAGGATCTAAGAAAAGTTTCAGGGAAAGCAGATTCATTTGTAGAAATTGGAAATGAGATAGACAATTTAAAAACAAGTATAGAAGAGATTTCAGGGAAAACTGCAAAGTTAGATACAGGGTCTCAGATCATAGAAAGCCTCAAACAGGAATTTGAAAGAATTGCTGAAGGAGCATCAACAGCATCAAACCTGAATACAGAATTAGATGCAATCAAAATCACAATTGATGCCATATCTTCCAAAGCCTCAAAAATAGATTCATTAGGACTGGTAATTGAAGGACTCAAGCAACAATTTGATACAATAGCAGCAAAGGCAGATTCATTAGACAATTTGAGCATCGAATCCATAAAAGAATTAGGAGGGAAAATAGATAAAATTGAAACAGAGATTGGAGCACTTGCAAAGAGAGCAGATGCAACTGCATTTGTTGGCGAAGGACTCAAATCAGTTCAAACAGATTTCTCAGATTTCAAACGAAATGTATTTGATAAAACAAACAGCATTGAACAAAAAATTTCTTCAGTTTCAGACACATTAAAGAGACAAGATGAATCAACTAAAGAATTTCATGAAAAATCTGAGAAATTATTTGAAGAGATACAAACAGTCAAAAATGTTACAAACAAAGCATCAGATGATTCATCTAAAGAAATGATGGCATTGCTAAAGCTTTCTGAATATCAATCAAGCATCAGAATGAATGGGGAAACAAAGTATGGGGAAGTAAAAGATATTGAAAATATGGCAACACAAACAGCAGAAATTATTAAATTGTTTGATAAAATTTCGATTCAGTCAAGAGATAATATTCCACTTCCCCACGAGGTAAAACAGTGGGCAGTAAGTAAAATCCTGGATTGTGCAGACAAATGGGAGATTAGATTTAGTGACGTATATTCAATTCTAACAAACGCTATAGGAGGTGACATGTTAAAAGAAGCTATAAGAATTCAACAAGTAAGAGACATTTACGGAATTAGAGCAGTAGATGAAATCAGACGAGACCTGAATATCAGTTAA
- a CDS encoding glycosyltransferase family 2 protein — protein sequence MIINPFTQLVFDLFILSAIVITAYTCNFYYLAFLSRKKNTLTKTDCGTPSITIQLPIYNEKYVAKRLVDAVCNLDYPKDKMRIMVCDDSDDDTVELLGNIVKQYHKQGFQIEHVRRGTRKGYKAGALKHAMQTTTTEFVAIFDADFIPPVWFLKKAIPHFSKPNIGLVQCRWGHVNENYSAITQAQALSLDFHFLIEQKAKSNSHLFINFNGTAGIWKRSCIEAAGGWHTATLVEDLDLSYRAQMEGWKCIFLPDIVVDAELPVQMNAAKRQQFRWAKGSIQCAIKLLVDIALKRKVSIEAKIQAFIQLTRHIVYPLMLIQFLTLPILLAGQVNLYVISFLPALTIATYLAMGPGAYILIIQSMYHKSWKSKVKILPALLIYNTGLSVNNTVAVFDAVFGKKNEFLRTPKYGVLKTKNDWKNNAYNLPFSKVTLLEIFFGVYGVLGIFVSIFSNNPIFVPIIGLQTIGFFYISYMSLSHTRFKQNKIKNKHVKTKNEKTANTIYKLSMTGIIAIIIVGGSMAVIGYNSEIYPLDRIRGNLDGVIGSSDPVMIRNHLLTIQTDLDMVMTNMPETTNINNNIVSKNPVWIFATESTNFIRIQNDVDSMLTGIDDIASIPKTNSAYHTGMLDINDRALSLKTNIMDATPYMYVSPANILFSTIWIASILGIFTALKRKKEQLRKIDNLKINIPLS from the coding sequence ATGATAATCAACCCTTTCACTCAACTAGTATTTGATCTGTTTATTTTATCAGCTATTGTAATTACTGCATATACTTGTAATTTTTACTATCTTGCATTTCTTTCTAGAAAAAAAAATACACTTACAAAAACTGATTGTGGAACTCCTTCCATTACAATTCAACTTCCAATATATAATGAAAAGTATGTCGCCAAGAGACTCGTAGATGCAGTTTGTAATTTGGATTATCCAAAAGACAAAATGCGAATTATGGTTTGCGATGACTCTGATGATGATACAGTTGAATTACTTGGAAACATTGTAAAACAGTATCATAAACAAGGATTTCAAATTGAGCATGTAAGGCGTGGAACAAGAAAAGGGTACAAAGCCGGTGCATTAAAGCATGCTATGCAAACTACAACCACCGAATTTGTTGCAATTTTTGACGCTGATTTTATTCCTCCAGTGTGGTTTCTAAAAAAAGCAATTCCTCATTTCTCAAAACCAAACATTGGTCTTGTTCAATGTCGTTGGGGGCATGTAAATGAAAACTATTCTGCAATTACTCAAGCACAGGCTCTTAGTCTTGACTTTCATTTTCTTATTGAACAAAAAGCAAAAAGCAATTCTCATCTTTTCATAAATTTTAATGGCACTGCTGGAATTTGGAAACGTAGTTGTATTGAAGCTGCTGGCGGTTGGCATACTGCTACATTAGTTGAAGATCTTGATCTTAGTTATAGAGCGCAAATGGAAGGATGGAAATGTATTTTCTTACCTGATATTGTAGTTGATGCAGAACTACCTGTTCAAATGAATGCAGCTAAAAGACAGCAGTTCCGTTGGGCAAAGGGATCTATCCAATGTGCAATCAAACTACTTGTTGATATTGCTCTTAAACGTAAAGTCTCAATTGAAGCAAAGATTCAAGCGTTCATCCAATTAACTCGTCATATTGTTTACCCATTAATGTTGATACAATTTTTGACATTACCAATTTTGTTAGCAGGACAAGTTAATCTCTATGTGATTAGTTTTCTTCCTGCATTAACAATTGCAACTTATCTAGCAATGGGGCCTGGTGCATATATTCTCATTATACAGAGTATGTATCACAAGTCATGGAAATCAAAAGTAAAGATATTACCTGCCTTATTGATATACAATACAGGATTATCTGTAAATAATACTGTTGCAGTATTTGATGCAGTTTTTGGAAAGAAAAATGAATTTCTCAGGACCCCGAAATATGGTGTGTTAAAGACAAAAAATGATTGGAAAAACAATGCATACAATTTGCCTTTCTCAAAAGTAACTCTTCTTGAAATTTTCTTTGGTGTTTATGGTGTACTTGGAATTTTTGTTTCTATATTTTCAAACAATCCTATATTTGTTCCAATAATTGGATTGCAAACTATTGGCTTTTTCTATATTTCTTACATGAGTTTGTCTCATACTCGCTTTAAACAAAATAAAATCAAAAACAAACATGTAAAGACTAAAAATGAAAAAACTGCAAATACCATTTACAAACTTTCTATGACTGGAATTATTGCAATTATCATAGTTGGTGGCTCTATGGCAGTTATTGGCTATAACTCTGAGATTTATCCTCTTGATAGAATTAGAGGAAATCTTGATGGAGTTATTGGCTCTTCTGATCCAGTCATGATTCGTAATCATTTGCTGACAATTCAAACAGATCTTGATATGGTGATGACAAATATGCCTGAAACTACTAACATAAATAACAATATTGTATCTAAAAATCCCGTCTGGATATTTGCTACAGAATCTACTAATTTCATTAGGATACAAAATGATGTTGATTCTATGCTTACAGGTATTGATGACATTGCATCTATTCCAAAAACAAACTCTGCATATCATACTGGAATGCTAGATATCAATGATAGAGCATTATCTCTAAAAACCAACATCATGGATGCCACCCCCTACATGTATGTTAGTCCTGCAAACATCTTGTTCAGTACTATTTGGATTGCCTCAATACTTGGAATCTTCACTGCACTAAAACGAAAGAAAGAACAACTCAGAAAAATAGATAATTTGAAGATTAACATACCTCTATCGTAA
- a CDS encoding 4Fe-4S binding protein, with translation MSLLLKDRVWSMEAPTAKRGVYPLHGFKLGLYRLPIKLEDPLELKSVHDGLKKAFEMDMYADRIFATYRWKEQNKKDPDAKGYEEVDLSVTVEIVTGEVVDIIYQIFPIEKFGDPNWVKDYRKKADHFAKMVIDTILRNTILADKMVSYLAKTEKISEVAAIQKLEELTPLAKIVLGAKPKPVEATEDDIEEDDGEIEIPDGAKPGPIDVEFKSKMKPSTPYEAPEHTIKTWGRKGSSNGIMGVWGEFVSVDYDICIADGGCIEACPVGVYEWFDTPGNPGSEKKPLMSKEPDCIFCLACEGVCPPQAIKIFEQK, from the coding sequence ATGTCATTACTTCTAAAAGATCGAGTTTGGTCCATGGAGGCCCCTACTGCAAAGCGTGGTGTTTATCCACTACACGGTTTCAAACTTGGACTTTACAGATTACCTATTAAACTTGAAGATCCTTTGGAATTAAAATCTGTTCATGATGGTCTCAAAAAAGCGTTTGAAATGGATATGTATGCTGACAGAATTTTTGCAACATATAGATGGAAAGAACAAAATAAGAAAGATCCCGATGCAAAAGGCTACGAAGAAGTTGATCTGTCAGTTACAGTAGAAATTGTTACTGGTGAAGTTGTAGATATTATTTATCAAATTTTCCCTATTGAAAAATTTGGTGATCCTAATTGGGTAAAAGATTATAGAAAGAAAGCAGATCATTTTGCAAAAATGGTTATTGATACTATATTACGTAATACCATTTTGGCTGACAAGATGGTCTCATATTTAGCAAAGACTGAAAAAATCTCCGAAGTTGCAGCTATTCAAAAACTTGAAGAATTAACCCCTCTTGCAAAAATTGTTCTTGGTGCAAAACCAAAACCTGTTGAAGCAACAGAAGATGATATCGAGGAAGATGATGGTGAAATTGAAATCCCAGATGGTGCAAAGCCTGGCCCAATTGATGTAGAATTCAAATCAAAAATGAAACCATCTACGCCATATGAAGCACCTGAGCATACGATCAAAACTTGGGGTAGAAAAGGTAGCAGCAATGGCATTATGGGTGTCTGGGGAGAATTTGTTTCAGTAGATTATGATATTTGTATTGCAGATGGTGGGTGTATTGAAGCATGTCCTGTTGGCGTTTATGAGTGGTTTGATACTCCTGGAAATCCAGGCTCTGAAAAGAAACCATTAATGTCAAAAGAACCCGACTGTATCTTCTGTCTTGCTTGTGAAGGTGTATGTCCTCCTCAAGCAATCAAAATATTTGAACAAAAATAA
- a CDS encoding sulfurtransferase, with translation MSYAHPEVLVDTEWVSKNPPNEKRKLVEVDYDPVNGYQKGHISGSSLIWWKRDINDPVTRDIIGKKQFEELMAKNGITSDTEVVLYGDFNNWFAAFVFWVFKFYGHENIKIMNGGRKKWELESRDYTTDEPQIPKSTYVAQPPDEGLRAYLFDVSRALGKEDTVMVDVRSPAEFSGQITAPPEYPMEHAQRGGHIPSAHNIPWATAVNDADGTFKTVEELKQNYEPKGITPDKDVICYCRIGERSSHSWFVLKYLLGYPRVRNYDGSWTEWGNMIGNPVEK, from the coding sequence ATGAGTTATGCCCATCCAGAAGTTTTGGTAGATACTGAATGGGTATCAAAAAACCCTCCTAATGAAAAGAGAAAACTAGTTGAAGTTGATTATGATCCTGTCAATGGATATCAAAAGGGTCACATTAGTGGTTCAAGTCTAATCTGGTGGAAACGCGATATCAATGATCCAGTTACACGAGATATAATTGGTAAAAAACAATTTGAAGAATTAATGGCAAAGAATGGAATTACTTCAGATACTGAAGTAGTTCTTTATGGTGATTTCAATAATTGGTTTGCAGCTTTTGTGTTCTGGGTTTTCAAATTCTATGGACATGAAAATATAAAGATAATGAATGGTGGAAGAAAAAAATGGGAGTTAGAGAGTAGAGATTATACTACAGATGAACCACAAATACCAAAATCAACATATGTTGCACAACCTCCAGATGAAGGACTTCGTGCGTATTTGTTTGATGTAAGTCGTGCATTAGGAAAAGAAGACACAGTAATGGTTGATGTGAGATCACCTGCAGAGTTTTCTGGTCAAATTACAGCACCTCCAGAATACCCAATGGAACATGCACAAAGAGGCGGACATATTCCAAGTGCACATAATATCCCTTGGGCAACTGCAGTTAACGATGCTGATGGTACATTCAAAACTGTTGAAGAATTAAAACAAAACTATGAACCAAAAGGAATAACTCCTGACAAAGATGTAATCTGTTATTGCCGAATAGGGGAAAGATCTTCGCACAGCTGGTTTGTTTTGAAATACCTACTTGGATATCCAAGAGTTAGAAACTATGATGGCTCTTGGACTGAGTGGGGTAACATGATAGGAAATCCCGTGGAAAAATAA
- a CDS encoding NAD(+)/NADH kinase: MKLQKVAVVSKVGSKESEQAARDVTRKLLARKIIVYTISPIDVEGAKKMEALEELKKENLDLVITLGGDGTTLRVFRNLENETPILTINVGGNRGILAEITIEEIDVAITQIIKDNFFLDKRIRVTASCGGKEFPPALNEIYISRANLTKTAEIEIKFQNDTVKQKMDGVIISTPSGSTGHSFSLGGPILHESLDVLIITPVAPVYRLASMVVPDEKIEIICSHDCNIAVDAQVVKVAGYGESIIIKKYKKPAVFVRLKKRGLRQMSKLGF; encoded by the coding sequence TTGAAACTACAAAAAGTTGCAGTGGTAAGTAAAGTAGGTTCTAAGGAATCTGAGCAGGCCGCAAGGGATGTAACACGAAAACTTTTGGCAAGAAAAATTATCGTATACACCATTTCACCAATTGATGTAGAGGGGGCAAAAAAAATGGAGGCATTGGAGGAATTAAAGAAAGAGAACCTAGATCTTGTCATCACACTTGGTGGTGATGGGACAACTCTTCGAGTATTTAGGAATTTAGAAAATGAAACTCCGATTTTGACAATAAATGTTGGAGGAAATAGAGGAATATTAGCAGAAATAACAATTGAAGAGATAGATGTTGCAATTACTCAAATCATAAAAGACAATTTCTTTTTAGATAAAAGGATTAGAGTTACTGCATCGTGTGGAGGTAAAGAATTTCCTCCAGCATTAAATGAAATTTACATTAGTAGAGCTAACTTGACTAAAACTGCAGAGATTGAGATAAAATTTCAAAATGACACAGTAAAACAAAAAATGGACGGAGTAATTATTTCAACTCCAAGTGGATCAACAGGTCATTCATTTTCATTAGGTGGACCAATTTTACACGAAAGTTTAGATGTTTTAATTATCACTCCAGTTGCACCAGTATACAGATTGGCATCAATGGTAGTTCCAGATGAAAAAATTGAAATCATATGCTCACATGATTGCAACATAGCAGTAGATGCACAAGTTGTTAAAGTAGCTGGATATGGTGAATCAATAATTATTAAGAAATATAAAAAACCAGCAGTCTTTGTAAGATTGAAGAAACGAGGACTAAGACAGATGAGCAAACTTGGATTTTAG
- a CDS encoding nucleotide-binding protein produces MDFRILDSSAFYAGVPFRSSDECYTTSLVYDEIKHIKKDQDALGTLLETNRLKIREPDKDSVNAAIKASKDTGDFQQLSKQDISIIALCIEMSGEIISDDFAISNVMRNLGLKISPIMTQGIKDVGKWVHYCPGCRTNHTKGKECPICGTVLKRKLLKRKLFSMPLNK; encoded by the coding sequence TTGGATTTTAGAATTTTAGATTCTAGTGCATTTTATGCAGGAGTACCTTTTAGATCATCTGATGAGTGCTATACAACATCCTTAGTGTACGATGAAATCAAACACATAAAGAAAGATCAAGATGCATTAGGAACTTTACTTGAAACTAATAGGTTAAAAATTAGAGAACCCGACAAAGATTCTGTCAATGCAGCAATTAAAGCCTCAAAAGACACAGGAGATTTCCAACAGCTCTCAAAACAAGATATCTCAATTATTGCTTTATGTATTGAGATGAGCGGTGAGATAATTAGTGATGATTTTGCTATTTCAAATGTAATGAGGAACTTGGGTTTGAAGATATCACCAATTATGACCCAAGGAATCAAAGATGTAGGAAAATGGGTTCATTATTGTCCAGGATGCCGTACCAATCACACCAAGGGCAAGGAATGTCCAATTTGCGGAACAGTATTAAAAAGAAAATTACTCAAGCGGAAACTGTTTTCCATGCCACTCAACAAATGA